A section of the Acropora muricata isolate sample 2 chromosome 4, ASM3666990v1, whole genome shotgun sequence genome encodes:
- the LOC136913843 gene encoding QRFP-like peptide receptor gives MDLSNDISSNYSKEASLGCDFLDNSPPVQVAKLFVLFIILLISLVGNALLIVIVYKRRELRKTANYFIVNMAVSDFMFPVQMIPFFLAQIAANSVNWPVSGTLGSILCKLDVFLPRVSVTVSVGSLLCIAFDRSIAVMRPMKARLITPTRRAIALAGTWVVALIVNCMDLYVYDLVTKGTANLCEILPGIKRAIKTSFSVMITIVVCFLPWFVFLPLIDSLACRLRRELIFLAYVMMILSSVINPLVCLLCVQSFRKGLIDVVGSCKWSSKERTCHYNLETRGQDDHVTPT, from the exons ATGGATTTGTCGAATGATATCAGCTCAAATTATAGCAAGGAGGCCTCACTAGGATGTGATTTCTTGGACAATTCTCCCCCGGTTCAAGTCGctaaactttttgttttgtttataattCTTTTGATCAGCTTGGTGGGCAATGCTCTTTTAATCGTCATCGTTTACAAACGACGAGAATTAAGGAAGACGGCAAATTACTTTATCGTTAATATGGCGGTTTCCGACTTCATGTTCCCAGTGCAGATGATTCCTTTCTTCTTGGCTCAAATCGCTGCAAATTCGGTGAACTGGCCTGTCTCTGGGACTCTGGGATCAATTTTGTGCAAACTAGATGTCTTCCTGCCTCGAGTTTCGGTCACTGTTTCGGTGGGAAGTCTCCTATGTATAGCCTTCGACCGCAGCATTGCTGTTATGCGGCCTATGAAAGCGCGCTTGATAACACCAACAAGACGAGCTATTGCTCTCGCAGGCACGTGGGTTGTAGCTTTGATTGTAAATTGCATGGATCTGTACGTGTATGATTTGGTAACAAAAGGAACTGCAAACTTATGTGAAATATTACCCGGGATAAAA AGAGCAATTAAAACGAGCTTCTCTGTCATGATTACAATTGTTGTATGTTTCCTTCCCTGGTTTGTTTTTCTTCCGTTGATAGATTCTTTAGCTTGCAGGTTACGTAGAGAACTAATTTTCCTTGCCTATGTCATGATGATCTTATCGTCTGTCATCAATCCATTGGTTTGCCTGTTGTGTGTGCAAAGTTTCAGAAAAGGATTGATCGATGTGGTTGGATCTTGTAAGTGGAGCTCAAAGGAAAGAACTTGCCATTACAACTTGGAGACCAGAGGTCAAGACGACCATGTTACTCCCACCTAA